One genomic window of Boudabousia tangfeifanii includes the following:
- the uvrB gene encoding excinuclease ABC subunit UvrB has translation MKNPDNDLIYPEPGAALAETNVIVRQEAPFKVESPFQPAGDQPKAIAELAERLENGEKDIVLLGATGTGKSATAAWLIEKTQRPTLVMAPNKTLAAQLAAELRELLPHNAVEYFVSYYDYYQPEAYVPQTDTFIEKDSSINDEVERLRHSATNSLLTRRDTVVVASVSCIYGLGTPEEYVARMVPLEVGMEIDRDQLLARFVGMQYTRNDIDFQRGTFRVKGDTIEIIPVYEELAIRIEMFGDEIENLAYLHPLTGEVIRQTDHVYLFPATHYVAGPERMARAIQSIEDELEERLKEFEKQGKLLEMQRLKMRTTYDLEMLRQIGVCSGIENYSRHIDGRGPGTPPHTLLDYFPDDFLLVIDESHVTVPQIGAMFEGDMSRKRTLVDHGFRLPSAMDNRPLKWDEFLERIGQTIYLSATPGKYELEQSDGYVEQIIRPTGLVDPKIVVKPTDGQIDDLYDTIKDRVSRGDRVLVTTLTKRMAEDLTTYLADRDIKVEYLHSDVDTLRRVELLRELRQGSFDVLVGINLLREGLDLPEVSLVAILDADKEGFLRSTTSLIQTIGRAARNVNGEVHMYADKITPAMAQAIEETERRREKQIAYNKAHRIDPQPLRKKIADVTDMLQREEVDTKELLEGGYRNSSKTKTGKGKTAEGGKSSRQATNKGKAAAEAELVDLIKELDAQMRGAAAELKFELAARLRDELADLKKELRQMRNA, from the coding sequence ATGAAAAATCCAGACAACGATCTCATCTATCCAGAACCAGGTGCAGCCCTAGCAGAAACCAACGTGATTGTGCGCCAAGAAGCGCCCTTCAAAGTTGAATCACCCTTCCAGCCTGCCGGCGACCAACCCAAAGCCATCGCCGAGCTAGCGGAACGCCTCGAAAACGGGGAAAAAGACATTGTGCTCCTCGGAGCCACAGGTACTGGTAAATCCGCCACCGCCGCCTGGCTAATCGAAAAAACCCAACGCCCCACCCTGGTGATGGCTCCTAACAAGACTCTGGCGGCGCAGCTCGCCGCCGAACTACGCGAGCTCTTGCCCCATAACGCCGTTGAATACTTCGTCTCCTACTACGACTACTACCAGCCAGAAGCCTACGTTCCGCAAACCGATACCTTCATTGAAAAAGATTCGTCAATCAACGACGAAGTTGAACGTCTGCGCCACAGTGCCACCAACTCACTGCTGACCCGCCGTGACACCGTCGTAGTTGCCTCAGTCTCCTGCATCTACGGCCTCGGTACCCCAGAAGAATACGTGGCTAGGATGGTGCCGCTCGAAGTTGGCATGGAAATCGATCGCGACCAACTATTGGCCCGGTTCGTCGGCATGCAATACACCCGCAACGACATCGACTTCCAGCGTGGCACCTTCCGCGTCAAAGGCGACACTATCGAAATCATCCCAGTCTATGAAGAACTCGCCATCCGTATCGAAATGTTCGGGGACGAAATCGAAAACCTCGCCTACCTCCACCCCCTCACCGGCGAAGTTATCCGCCAAACCGACCACGTCTATCTGTTCCCAGCCACCCACTATGTGGCTGGCCCAGAACGCATGGCCCGAGCCATCCAATCTATCGAGGACGAACTCGAAGAACGCCTCAAAGAGTTCGAAAAACAAGGCAAACTCCTCGAAATGCAACGCCTGAAAATGCGAACCACCTACGACCTCGAAATGCTACGGCAAATCGGGGTCTGCTCCGGTATCGAAAACTATTCGAGGCACATTGACGGCCGTGGACCAGGCACCCCGCCACACACCCTCCTCGATTATTTCCCAGACGACTTCCTCCTTGTCATCGACGAATCCCACGTGACCGTGCCACAAATCGGTGCCATGTTCGAGGGCGATATGTCGCGTAAACGTACCCTCGTCGACCACGGCTTCCGCCTGCCCTCCGCGATGGACAACCGTCCACTCAAATGGGACGAATTCCTCGAACGCATCGGCCAAACTATCTACCTTTCCGCCACCCCCGGCAAATACGAGTTGGAACAATCCGACGGGTACGTGGAACAAATCATTCGTCCCACCGGCCTCGTCGACCCCAAAATCGTGGTCAAACCAACCGACGGACAAATCGACGACCTCTACGACACCATCAAAGATCGCGTTTCTCGTGGCGATCGCGTGCTAGTAACCACCTTGACCAAGCGCATGGCCGAAGACCTCACCACCTATCTGGCCGATCGTGACATCAAGGTCGAATACCTACACTCCGATGTTGACACCCTTCGTCGCGTCGAACTGCTACGCGAACTACGCCAAGGCAGCTTCGACGTCCTCGTTGGAATTAACCTGCTCCGAGAGGGCCTAGACCTACCCGAAGTTTCCCTCGTGGCCATCCTTGATGCTGATAAAGAAGGCTTCTTGCGCTCGACCACCTCGCTCATCCAGACGATTGGTCGTGCTGCCCGAAATGTCAACGGTGAAGTCCACATGTACGCGGATAAAATCACCCCCGCAATGGCCCAAGCAATCGAAGAAACCGAGCGCAGGCGCGAAAAACAAATCGCCTACAACAAAGCGCACCGTATCGACCCGCAACCACTGCGTAAAAAGATTGCTGACGTTACCGACATGCTTCAGCGCGAAGAAGTCGACACCAAAGAATTACTCGAGGGAGGCTACCGCAACTCCTCGAAAACCAAAACTGGTAAAGGCAAAACGGCCGAGGGCGGGAAATCCTCTCGCCAAGCCACCAACAAGGGCAAAGCGGCGGCTGAAGCCGAACTTGTCGATCTCATTAAGGAACTTGATGCGCAGATGCGGGGCGCCGCCGCCGAACTAAAGTTCGAATTGGCGGCTCGGCTGCGTGACGAACTAGCTGACCTCAAGAAAGAACTACGGCAAATGAGGAATGCCTAG